The nucleotide window TTAAGGGTCATCGGCGCGATCCTCATCTTCATTGCCGGTCGCATCTTTGCCGGTATGGCCAGAAGACTTGTGCACAAGACTCTGACCCGCACCGAAACCGATCCCACCCTGATCTCTTTTCTCTGCACGCTGACCTATGCGGCCATTCTTGTCTTCACGGTTCTGGCGATCCTTGCGAAATTCGGAATCCAGACCGCATCCTTCGTCGCCGTCCTCGGCGCCGCTGGTTTCGCCGTAGGGTTCGCGTTGCAAGGATCTCTTGGAAATTTCGCCGCCGGTATCATGCTGCTCATCTTCCGTCCTTTCAAGACCGGAGACTTCATTGAAGCGGCGGGAACGGCTGGAACAGTCAAGGATGTTCAATTGTTCAATACCGTTCTTGCAACACCGGACAATGTGAAAATCATCATTCCCAACGGAAAACTCTACGGCGATATTATCAAGAATTATTCAGCCTTTGATATAAGACGCGTCGATCTTGTGATTGGAATCGGATATGGTTCATCCATTCAGGCGGCGTTTGATGCCGTAACCGGGTTGATCAAAGCCGACAGCCGGATCCTCAAAGATCCTGAGCATCAGATCGCCGTCACCGAGCTTGCCGATTCATCCGTCAATCTGGTTATTCGAACCTGGGTGAATAAGGTCGATTATTGGAACGTGAAATTCGATCTGCAGCGTTCCATCAAAGAGACATTCGACGAGAAGGGGATAGAGATTCCTTTCCCTCAAAGAGT belongs to Candidatus Eisenbacteria bacterium and includes:
- a CDS encoding mechanosensitive ion channel, giving the protein MENTMDTLVKFATTSGLRVIGAILIFIAGRIFAGMARRLVHKTLTRTETDPTLISFLCTLTYAAILVFTVLAILAKFGIQTASFVAVLGAAGFAVGFALQGSLGNFAAGIMLLIFRPFKTGDFIEAAGTAGTVKDVQLFNTVLATPDNVKIIIPNGKLYGDIIKNYSAFDIRRVDLVIGIGYGSSIQAAFDAVTGLIKADSRILKDPEHQIAVTELADSSVNLVIRTWVNKVDYWNVKFDLQRSIKETFDEKGIEIPFPQRVVHMVSS